The genomic region ACGGCGAAGACGTTGCCGCCATGTTCGTGTTTTTTAGACATAAAGGGGATCCTTGCCCAGTAGCGGGAGGCTTTAAATACCGAGCAGCAGCAACGCCGGTTTTTAATTTTGCCTTTTCCGCGTTTTTTCCGTCAGATCCGCGTGCGACGCCTTTGACTTCTTAGCCGAAGACCATAGCGACGCACCACGCTGCGACCAGGATGAGCTCGCTTGCGTACATGAGCCGCACCACCCCGCTGTAGGCGGCGAGCGTGAGGGGCCTCACCGGGTCCCCGATGGTCGGTTTTTCCACGATCCTGCCGAAGTAGCGGTTGGCGCCCCCGAGCCTCACCCCCAGGGCGCCTGCGGCCGCAGCCTCCGGGTAACCGCTGTTGGGGGAAGAGTGGTTGCGTCCGTCGCGGCGCATGATGCGCCAGGCGTCGCCGCCGCTTAAGGCCCAGATGGGGGCGGCAAGGACCATGAGCAGCGCGGTCAGCCGGGCCGGAACGTAGTTCGCGACGTCGTCGAAGCGGGCCGAGGCCCAACCGAACTCGAGATAGCGCTCGTTCTTGTACCCCACCATGGAGTCGAGCGTGTTCACCGCCTTGTAGGCGATGGCGAGCGCGGGGCCGCCGAGCATCAGGTAGAAAAGCGGCGCGATCACGCCGTCCCCGGTGTTCTCGGCCACGGTCTCCACCGCCCCGCGGACGATTTCCTGTTCGTCCAGATCGGCAGTCTCGCGGCCGACGATGTAGGAAAGCGCCAGCCGGGCTCCCGGCAGGTCTCCCCGTGCGAGCGCCTTGGCCACCTTGGCCGACTCCAGGTGCAGCGAGCGCGCGGCGAGGGAGACCCAGGCAAGATAAACCCCGGCGGCGAACCCGGCGGCTGGGGAGACGTGCCCGGCGACGTACAGAAGGAGCGCCGCCGCGCCATAGCTAACGCCGACCGTGACGACAAGGAGAACCATTCCCGCCACGCGGAGGTTGCCGAAAACCCGGCGCAGCACCCTCTCCAGAAAGTTGATCATCCTCCCCATGCCGACCACCGGATGCGGCAGCCGGCGCGGGTCCCCCAGGAGCAGGTCGAGAGCAACCGCCGCCAGGACTACCGCGGTATGGTCAGCGAGATGGTTCATTCAAAGTTGCAGATCCTGAAGATCCGCTCCAGATCCAGGTGCTCTTCCATATGGTCCGCCAGCTGGTCGAAGGGATCCGCGGCCGGCGCCGTCTCCGCCAGTTCCGGCATCTCCTTCGCGCGGCGGATCCGGTTCAGGAAAGCGGTCCGGAAACCGTGGTTGTCGAAGATGCCGTGCAGATAGGTGCCGAAAACCCGCCCGTCCTGCGACACCGCGCCGTCCTCGATCCCGGCGGCGCCGGAGCGCCTCGCGATCCTGGCGAAGGGGAGCGCGCCCTCTCCCAGGACGCTTTCTCCCAGGTGGATCTCGTAACCGGTGAGCGCGGCGGCAACTCCCGCTGCCACCCCCTGCCCCGCCGCCAGCAGCGTCGCCTCGACCAGGTGGGTCTGCTTCTCCTTGAGCATGGTGGTCACCACGTCCAGCAGCCCAAGCCCCGCCGCGCTGTCGTGCGCCGATTCCACCCGCTCCGGGTCGAGCACCGTTTTCCCCAGCATCTGGTACCCGCCGCAGATCCCCACCACCGGCCCCTTGAACTGGGCGACCGCGGTGAACATCCCGTTTTCCTTGATATGGGCCAGGTCCGCCAGGGTCGACTTGGTCCCCGGGAGGATCAGGAGGTCCAGCGAATCGACCTGCCGCGGCGAGTCGATGTAGTGGAGCTCGACGTCGGGCTCGGCCTCCAGCGCGCTGAAGTCAGTGTAGTTGGAGATCCTGGAGAGGCGGACCACCCCGACCATGAGCTTAGCCCCCTCGTTCGCCACGGGGTTGGCGCGCCTTTGCAGCGCGACGCTGTCCTCCTCAGGGAGCGAGAGCCCCTTGAACCAGGGAAGCACCCCGAGGATGGGGACCCCGGTTCGCTCTTCCACGTACTCGATCCCCGAAGCGAGGAGGGAGGCGTCGCCGCGGAACTTGTTGATGATGACCCCCTTGACCAGTGCCTTTTCTTCCGGCGTCAAGAGTTCCAGGGTCCCCACGATCTGCGCGAAAACGCCCCCGCGGTCGATGTCTGCCACGAGGATGGCCGGCGCCCCCGCCATGGCCGCAACCTTCAGGTTGGCGATGTCGTGGGCGCGCAGGTTGATCTCGGCGATGCTACCCGCCCCCTCCATGACGATGAAGTCGAAACGCTCCTTGAGCCTTTGGAAGCTCTCCTGCACCTTCACGAAAGCCTCGGGCTTGTAGGCGTTGTACTCCTTCACCCCCATGTTGCGCACCACCCGCCCCTGCACGATCACCTGGCTCCCGGTGTCCGAGTTCGGCTTCAGGAGGATCGGGTTCATGTCGGTGTGCGGCGCGATGCCGCAGGCTTCCGCCTGCACCCCCTGGGCGCGGCCGATCTCACCCCCTTCGGGCGTCACCGCCGAATTGAGCGCCATGTTCTGAGACTTGAAGGGGGCGACCGAGATGCCGCGGCGCTTCAGGATGCGGCAGAACCCCGCGGTGATTACGGACTTGCCGACATCCGAACCTGTGCCGCAGAACATCACCGCCTGCGGGTTGGCAGGAGTCGCCGCGGCGCTTTCCTGCCGCTTGCCCCCCCCTTTCCTTTCCTCGCCCCGGGTCGCGTAGCCGCGGGGGGTCACGATGCGTCCGTCGTCCGAGAGCCGGGTCGAGGCGTTGCCGATGATGACGATGGAGAACATGTCGATCGGGTGCGTGAGCATCTCGCCGAGCGTGGTGACGATGCGCTCCTCCCCCTCGCGGCAGGCGTTCCTGACGATCCCCACCGGGGTCTTCGGGCCGCGCGCGGCGATGAGGATGGCCTGGGCCTCCTCGATCTGGGTGACCCGCCCCTTGCTGCGCGGGTTGTAGAGGGCGACGACGAAGTCCGCCGCGGCCGCGGCCTTCAGCCTCTGCCTTATGGTGTCGAGCGGGGTCAAGAGGTCCGAGAGCGAGATCACGGCGAAGTCGTGCATGAGGGGAGCGCCCAAAACCGAAGCCGCCGCCTGTACTGCGGAGACGCCGGGGACGATCAAGATCTCCACCCCGGGATAGGGGGAGGGCGCGCCCTCGCCGGGTGCGTCCGCAAGTTCCAGCGCGAGGCCGGCCATGCCGTAGATCCCCGCGTCGCCGCTGGAGACAAGGGCCACCGTTTTCCCGGTGGCGGCGATGGCGAGGGCTTCAGAGCAGCGTTCCACCTCCCGCATCATCCCCGAGGAGACGACCTCTTTACCGGAGAGTAGCGGCTCGATGAATTCCAGGTAAGTCTTGTAGCCAACGATGACATCGGCCTTCTCGATCGCCTCGCGCGCCTCGAAGGTCATATGATTCAGGCCGCCAGGGCCGATTCCCACTACGTAAAGCTTAGACATCAAAAAGAACCTCTTAAATGCATCGCACGCGGATGACGTGGATACAAAAACGATAACTTCAGATCAACCAACCCCATAAAACTGTAAAACCTCAAAAGTCCTGCACCTTGTTCTTGTTTCTCACCTCAGATCAATCCGCGGTTATCCGCTTCATCCGCGTCATCCGTGTGCGAGTCTTTGGTTTTATCCTGTGCTACAGCCAGTGTGACGTTGCCGTCTTTCACCTTCTTCATGATCAGCGTCCCGCCGCCGGATGCCAGGAGCGCCGCTGGCTCTGCGACCCCGCGCGCGCCGATGGCGGCCATGGCGTGTGCCGAGGGTGGAGACGGGACGGAAACGGCGTTCAGTTCCTCGTTGTCGAAAAAGAGCAAGGGCACTCCCAGCTTCGCGGCGAACGCCAGGAGCCCGGCCTCGTCCTCCTTGGCCCTTGCCGAAGCGAGGCACTTCACGCTCTTCAGGGAAAGCCCCAGCCGCTCAAGGTTCCGGATGACAACCGCTTCGATCTCTTCCGCGGCGGTCCCCCTGTTGCAGCCGACCCCAAGATGAAGGTCGACCGGGCGCAGCACCAGGGTCCGCTGCGGGTCGAGGTTGGGACCAACCGTCCGGTTCGTAACCAGGAGCACCCCTGCCGCGCCGGAGGCGGCGGCCTCTTCCGCATCGGCCACGAAGGTGAGGTTCCCCCTCCCGGCGCAATAACTCTTCACCCATCCGGTCGGGTCCGCCACCGCGATTTCCTTACCCTCCAGGAGCAGAGCGTTCAAAACCTTCACCCGCGAAAGGTCGTCTATGACCCACCCGTTCTCCTTTGCCAGCAGGTCGAACGAGGGGAGGTCGTTGGCGTCGGTCGCAGTGGTGATGACGGGGGTGCACCCGGCAAGGGAAGCGCAGCT from Citrifermentans bremense harbors:
- the cbiB gene encoding adenosylcobinamide-phosphate synthase CbiB; the encoded protein is MNHLADHTAVVLAAVALDLLLGDPRRLPHPVVGMGRMINFLERVLRRVFGNLRVAGMVLLVVTVGVSYGAAALLLYVAGHVSPAAGFAAGVYLAWVSLAARSLHLESAKVAKALARGDLPGARLALSYIVGRETADLDEQEIVRGAVETVAENTGDGVIAPLFYLMLGGPALAIAYKAVNTLDSMVGYKNERYLEFGWASARFDDVANYVPARLTALLMVLAAPIWALSGGDAWRIMRRDGRNHSSPNSGYPEAAAAGALGVRLGGANRYFGRIVEKPTIGDPVRPLTLAAYSGVVRLMYASELILVAAWCVAMVFG
- a CDS encoding cobyric acid synthase, which produces MSKLYVVGIGPGGLNHMTFEAREAIEKADVIVGYKTYLEFIEPLLSGKEVVSSGMMREVERCSEALAIAATGKTVALVSSGDAGIYGMAGLALELADAPGEGAPSPYPGVEILIVPGVSAVQAAASVLGAPLMHDFAVISLSDLLTPLDTIRQRLKAAAAADFVVALYNPRSKGRVTQIEEAQAILIAARGPKTPVGIVRNACREGEERIVTTLGEMLTHPIDMFSIVIIGNASTRLSDDGRIVTPRGYATRGEERKGGGKRQESAAATPANPQAVMFCGTGSDVGKSVITAGFCRILKRRGISVAPFKSQNMALNSAVTPEGGEIGRAQGVQAEACGIAPHTDMNPILLKPNSDTGSQVIVQGRVVRNMGVKEYNAYKPEAFVKVQESFQRLKERFDFIVMEGAGSIAEINLRAHDIANLKVAAMAGAPAILVADIDRGGVFAQIVGTLELLTPEEKALVKGVIINKFRGDASLLASGIEYVEERTGVPILGVLPWFKGLSLPEEDSVALQRRANPVANEGAKLMVGVVRLSRISNYTDFSALEAEPDVELHYIDSPRQVDSLDLLILPGTKSTLADLAHIKENGMFTAVAQFKGPVVGICGGYQMLGKTVLDPERVESAHDSAAGLGLLDVVTTMLKEKQTHLVEATLLAAGQGVAAGVAAALTGYEIHLGESVLGEGALPFARIARRSGAAGIEDGAVSQDGRVFGTYLHGIFDNHGFRTAFLNRIRRAKEMPELAETAPAADPFDQLADHMEEHLDLERIFRICNFE
- a CDS encoding cobalt-precorrin 5A hydrolase translates to MQVAIIAITGNGARLGEVLQQGIPGSRLFVIEKHAGPACESFSEPVPALISRLWPELGGFICIMATGIVVRCIAPLLQAKDRDPAVVALDDAGKFAVSLLSGHLGGANALAKSCASLAGCTPVITTATDANDLPSFDLLAKENGWVIDDLSRVKVLNALLLEGKEIAVADPTGWVKSYCAGRGNLTFVADAEEAAASGAAGVLLVTNRTVGPNLDPQRTLVLRPVDLHLGVGCNRGTAAEEIEAVVIRNLERLGLSLKSVKCLASARAKEDEAGLLAFAAKLGVPLLFFDNEELNAVSVPSPPSAHAMAAIGARGVAEPAALLASGGGTLIMKKVKDGNVTLAVAQDKTKDSHTDDADEADNRGLI